In a single window of the Acyrthosiphon pisum isolate AL4f unplaced genomic scaffold, pea_aphid_22Mar2018_4r6ur Scaffold_20508;HRSCAF=21239, whole genome shotgun sequence genome:
- the LOC103309930 gene encoding uncharacterized protein LOC103309930 — protein MEIPVDKQVLVFVWYMANCETHRQIGNRFDIAESTSYKIVIHCLTEINNLSGNFIQWPTNHKAQTVVQKFNSLRGEHSFPGVFGAIDGCHISILAPWEKRTKMPKLNRTMFYNRKQVPTVLLLVREN, from the exons ATGGAGATACCTGTTGACAAACAAGTGTTAGTTTTTGTCTGGTATATGGCTAATTGTGAAACTCATCG aCAAATAGGAAATCGATTTGACATTGCTGAAAGCACGAgctataaaattgttattcattgcttaacagaaattaataatttgtctgGAAACTTTATACAATGGCCTACAAACCATAAGGCACAAACCGTTGTacaaaaatttaatagtttaagagGAGAACATTCTTTTCCGGGTGTTTTTGGTGCCATTGACGGATGTCATATTTCGATTCTTGCTCCATGGGAGAAGAGAACAAAAATGCCGAAGTTAAATAGAACTATGTTCTATAATCGGAAACAAGTTCCTACCGTCTTGCTACTAGTgagagaaaattaa
- the LOC100568999 gene encoding trihelix transcription factor GT-4-like → MNNLFSSFMEEIEVSDVEDDSMENNSIYNQTNNYEDTIHEDGEENIVLFTEQKKPSKQSGTWTEQVIKQLIAERTKLSKEFMYAKKKGQKNNLWEKIAKVLHKQGYTNFTATNCDDKWRGLLNQFRKVHDASKKTGGSAIKWKFYKQMEEAIEPIGKKQAMSLPRNILKESSTCEETLSQYVESTPTRQLNASTSVAISPRYAELPSTTPKSSPEILPLSSVKGKSPGWFQKYQEQKTEQINLALRNANELHNRLDKMEKREEEMIAIQRHLVSKLEDANNIELQKLEVFKQMFNKQ, encoded by the exons atgaataatttatttagttccTTTATGGAAG aaattgaAGTCAGCGATGTTGAAGATGATAGTATGGagaataatagtatttataatcagaCAAACAATTATGAAGATACAATTCATGAAGATGGGGAAgagaatattgtattgtttactGAACAAAAGAAACCTTCAAAACAATCTG GTACATGGACTGAACAAGTCATAAAGCAGCTAATAGCTGAACGTACCAAGCTCAGCAAAGAATTTATGTATGCCAAAAAAAAGGGACAAAAGAACAATCTGTGGGAAAAAATAGCAAAAGTTTTGCATAAACAGGGCTACACAAACTTTACAGCTACTAATTGTGATGATAAGTGGAGAGGATTGCTAAACCAGTTTCGAAAGGTGCATGATGCAAGTAAAAAAACTGGTGGTAGTGCTATTAAATGGAAATTCTATAAGCAAATGGAGGAAGCAATAGAGCCAATTGGGAAAAAACAAGCTATGTCGCTTCCtagaa ACATATTAAAAGAGTCATCTACTTGTGAAGAAACTTTATCACAGTATGTAGAATCAACACCTACTAGACAACTTAACGCTTCAACATCTGTAGCTATTTCACCACGGTATGCAGAATTACCATCAACTACACCAAAATCCTCCCCTGAAATTCTACCATTGAGCTCGGTCAAAGGAAAATCCCCAGGATGGTTCCAAAAGTACCAAGAACAAAAAACAGAACAAATAAATTTAGCTTTGAGGAATGCAAACGAATTACATAATcg cCTAGATAAGATGGAAAAAAGAGAGGAAGAAATGATAGCGATTCAAAGGCATCTTGTTTCCAAACTTGAAGAtgctaataatattgaacttcAAAAGTTAGAAGTTTTTAAACAGATGTTCAATAAACAATAA